Below is a genomic region from Dryobates pubescens isolate bDryPub1 chromosome 1, bDryPub1.pri, whole genome shotgun sequence.
AATGCAATGCTGCTAAATATTCTTCATTTAATAAAATTGCTTTTTCCTGTTTGCATTTTCTGGTTGCACATTCTATAAAGCCATGACTTTTCCCTAGGTTGGTTCCTGAATATATTTCTAAAACTGTTGGTTTAGATGTAAACAAAGGGTCGAATCACATCCAGGCTTTCCTAACTTTCATAAATTACTCCCCAAAACTTGGAACAGAGACTTACTACTGTCTGAAAAAGGAAATTATGCTCTGAGGAATGATTAAAAATCTACATATGTCAAAAATACATTCATGATTATCTAGTTTGCTCTTCTTATTTATTCTGTGGACTTGAGTATTCAAATATCTATTTTGGGTTTTGGTAATAAGTTGGGCATTTTGTCTAACTGAAATTTTTCTAGTATTCCTATAGGCTAAGGTaatctaaaacaaacaaacaacaaacaaatcatTTCTGCAGAACAAGGAGACTGTACAGCTTGCAGGACATAAATTAAAACCACAACTGCCTCTAAAGAATTTTAAAGCTGAAGATGGTGAGTATGTTAACATTAAAAATAGGCCCCAGTACCTAAGAGACAAGCTTCAGCCATTTGAAATAATCCTCATTCTGCAGCGCAAAACCCAGACTGTCTCTAAAGGTCATATAACACAGTGAGACAGCAACATAAATACAGAAATGGTCTCTATTATTGTGGATGTGTTCCTAATACAGAAATCACACTCAAAAACAAAGTCAAATCGGAAGTGACAAAGATTTCTGTGAAGGTTTAAATATTAATGACCTGTGCCAGCTAAACCTAAACATTGCAAGATCAAAGTCTATAAAGAAAAGACCAACTCAAAAATGGAAACAAGGCTTGGTGGGAAAAAGTGTTTTTTTATTCCATATGGATGGAAGATCAAGTGCTCTTATGGCACAGGTCTCCAAAGAGGGCTGTAAGAGATCAGGGCAAGACAATGGACTACAAGCAACAAACATTCTTCAAGCACtacaacagaagggaaaaaaataatcatttagCACCTGATGTTATTTTTCCAAAGTCTGTACCTCTGTGGATTAAGAATGGACCTGAGCTTCCAGGGATTCAAAGGAGACTGTACTAAATGTGCATAGTAAAGACAAGTTAATTTTAGCACCGCCAAAAATCTTTATCATTCCTgggccagcactgcagcagaacaTTTAAATTTTCAGGGGGGTCATCAGAGATTTTTCCAGATCTTATCTCTGTGGATTTCACAGCTGAAGGAAATTTTTTACAGGCCAACAATAAGCAAAACCACATGCTAGAAATAAACAAATGGCACAACATTTCCAATGTACTCATTTCTGGGTTTTGCTTATTTGTGATGCTTCCACATTATCTTTAGATTGTAGAGCATCACAATATTTGATGCACAGGTATGCTTTGAAGTATGGAATAAGTTCAGAAGCTTGTCCTCAATCTGATGTACATTCAAGACTATTTCTGTTAAaagaagtgttaaaaaaaaaatatgttttctaGGCCAGGCATTTACAACAAAATATTCATGCTTTTGCAAGTCCTTCCATCAGCATATGACAAAAATGCAGAGGCCAAAGATTAGcactaaagcaaaacaaataatcTAACTACACATAAAAGGTTTCTAAACAATGATCATGAACAGTGCAAAATCTAGAGGACAATACAAGAAGTTACTATAATATTCATCCCTCCCATTCCATCTTAAAGTTGCACACTGTTTACAAACATGGAATCTCTCCTGTTTGCCCTGGGACAGCAAAATGGTCTCTGTGTATGTATTAAGTAGAACACAGAAAATTCATGGAATACTATAGTATGCTTGCACCAGCTGGAAAATAACAAAGTTGCAAAAGTAAAAAATGCAGAGATTAACAATACTGGTGTCAGTTTTACTCATTACTGGCTTTGGTGTGCATTGTAGCTTTGTGTATTTTGTCTGCCTATCATGTACAGGAATTCAAGCCTATTGGTACAGCTCACAACAGAAGGGCCCAGCCTTTTGTTGCAGCAGCAAATATTGATGACAAAAGACAGGTAGTGAGCTCCTCCTATAATTCTCCAATTGGGCTGTATTCATCTGGCAATATTCAAGATGCACTTCATGGACAACTGAGGGGTCTCATTCCTAACTCATCGCAAAAGTGAGTATTGGTACTTACTTATACCAGACCCTTTTTTGTGGTATAACTCTATCTGTTCTGTTTTCAGTTAAAAAGTCCAGCTCTTGCTGTTTTTTTCTGACAATCACCAAAAAAAATTTGTGATAAatgaagcaattttttttccagcacagAAAACTATCCTCTCAGCTCCAGAGTAGGAACACTGCAGACAGCCAAAATTTGCCCTTTATGTTGGGCTGTACAACTACCTACCATCCTCTCTGAGCTACACTTTGGTCTGAATGTTTCTGAACACTAAAGTGATTGTGTTTTCAGTACCAGGGTACAATCTAAACATGGTTACATCATGGTTACAATTCTGAAACTTTGCCAGCCGTTTTTAACTAGGAATAAACTTTTCTAGGACAAAGAAAGTTAATTTAACCCTCTTTTCTTTACAGGATATGAACTACTTTGAACACAAGCATAATATTCGGCCCAAACCTTTCATAGTCTCAGGCCGAAGCAGGTTATAAATTCTGAGTGCTGTGCTGGATTTGTATgcatggtgttgggtttttgatGGATACTCACCACTCACATTAATTAAGCATACTGATGCATCTGAGATTTACTTACAGTAGTATACAGCCTAACACTGAaatttaaataaatagatagatgGTTGACTTGCAGACATCAGGCTTGAAATTCAGGTTTCTGTTTCCAACTGAATAGCAGATCCACAGTCCCACCTCAGTTACACTGACAAGAGTCCAAAGTAACTGTATTCATGACTCTGATCCAGTATACAGTGTGGCACCAATATTTTATACTTATAAATTAATGGCACTCTGAAATTCATCAGTCCAAATGCAAATACATGTGATTTTTCAACTTGCTAAACAGCACACAGGCCACTCAGAGGTTTCAAGTTTGCTTCTCAGCAGACCTCTAGGCAGAAATAAAGTAAAACTATCTCATGCCACAGACAtcgggagggactgtttagaagttTAGACACAGggcaaagggcaatggttttaaactggagcagcatgcatttaggttggacataaggaggaagttctttgagAGTGatcaaatactggaacaggttgcccaggaatgtggttgaggccccatccctggagacattcaagaccagatttgatgtggccctgagcagcctgatctagttgaaggtgtccctgctgactacaatggagttggacaagataaccttcaaaggtcccttccaaaccaatgcaatctgtgaatatgTAAAATGCAGAAAAGCTTATGTATTTACAGCTACCATTTTAGTGTAATATTCCTCTATCATAACTGGGGATGAAATGCCTCAGCTACCATTATTTACATTACCAAACACAGAAGGGGAAAAGCAATGCAAACTCAGTGGCAAAAACGCAAGGAAGCTCAAAAGTTCCTGAGCAATGCAATATATTGTGAACACACCAGCCTTTATCCTTACTGATAGTAGCACTTTTCACCAATGGCATTACATTCTTCAATTTAAAAATGCCTGCTTTTCAATTATATTAATGAAAGTCTGACAAACTAGACCAGAAAAACAAGATGATAATTGATTCCTGTGTACAAAGGACAAGCTCATATGGGTTATCAGTTTTGTGATTTGTGTCACATTTTTCAGACAGTGATAAAGAGAATGTAGAATATGGATAGAACCCCACCCTCCTTTGAATAAGACCTGTGCTGAACACCACTGCAGCAAACTGTccatctctccctgcagcctgatgCTGATACAGAATGACAAAACAGTCCTTAGCAAACATTCATGGCCTCTAGCTGTAGGCAGCACCTGCATACTGTACTGACTTTTGGACCACTAAATATCATTTATAGGTATCTAATTGGATTTATGGAGATTCAAATGAGTGTATCAAGATGTTAATCTCCTAATTCAGAACCTCAATTACACAGTCTTTTCTGTGAAAATGTTGAAATAAGTGGCCATTGCAGATGGGCAAAAAAACATGCAAAAATTAACCTGACTGATGCAGTAGTTTCAAAACTTTGGGTGGGCAAGGTCTATCAGATGTTGTAGCACTGGAGAAGTCTGTGTTTACAAACTGCTTAATCTCTGACACAGGGTGCTACATCTACAAAACCCTGGTTGTCAAACTGCTTTTCTGCTACTTTTTCCATCATTTTTGCTTCTATATAGAGCAAAACCCAAACTGCCTCCTTGACTACAAATACCCCTTTAGGATAAACAGCTGAGGCTAAATAGGACTCTGACTAAAAGTAGGCTTGACTCAACTGTGGTTTTGAGCTGACAGAGTGGACATTAGCCACGATTTTGGACTCTCCTCTGGCAAAATGTATGGaaaattaaaattttattttatttttactgatTAATTTATTATGTTTTAACATTGGGTGCTTATATCAAGCATTGTGATTTTTCTATCCTTTTCCTATTGTTTTCCACTTACTAACCCTATCAACACTGACAAAACTTACTCAAATGCAGGACACAAAGGTGATCTTgattcttttaaaagaaaaaaactgtAGACATATGCTGCTTTTGCATGAATTATTTGGCTGGCTCATGCTAGGCGATGATGCAGAAATGTACCTTTGCTTTAAGGCTTGCTACAGCTTATCTTTCTTTTCATATGTCTTTGATAGAAAGTATATATTTCCCATTATATTTTTGTGAAAGTGGTCCTACACAAATTCCCCTCTGAATTAAGTGTCTTGGCAGAGCACTGCACTACCAAACTGGGAAATTCTCCAAGGTTTACACAGAATCATTAACTTGGAAAGAACTAACCACAACCCTGACATGCAGGTTAGAAGTAAGAGATAGAGCATTTATCATCTCATAGCTCCAAATATCACACAAATGGTAACCAGTAGCTGTGAAAGGCCTGGGTTATGTGTTGTTGCACAGCAACAGCAAAGAAATATCCCATAACAAAGAATTCTCTGAGGtcctatggggaaaaaaaatgaagtgctCAAAAATAGTGACATGAAAAAAATTTAGTAAAATAATGTGAACATTAAGCCAAATCCTTTTCCAGAGATGTTGAATTGGTGTGCAGTAACTCTACTTTCAGTAATGCCACGCAACattaatttgtttattttttaaagtgcaTCTTTTAAATTTTATATAAATTATATGTAAAATCAACCTCCAAAGCAATAAAATTACTTCTATGGATTACTTCTACCCATTGTTCTTGTGAAGGACCACTTTACATGCTACTGGAGACACTTGTAATTAAGAAATGCAAAAGTAAGTCTAGCTGGTGTAGTATTGTTTCTTCTTCGAAACAgtcaataaatattttttaaattatttatgaATTAATTAGAAAATAGTAATATCTTACTGTAGAATATAAGGAAATCTGGGAAATGTCACATTCATTATTTTACACTACTTTATAGCAGTCTGCTCGACTGTGGATTGAGATGATTGTGAAGTACATGGCTGGAACAATGTGCCTGCGATTCTAGTACTGCAGGTGTTTATTCTGCCACTGACATGGACAACTCACATCATCTGTGCGTGCAACGCTTCTGCAGATGTTAAGAATTACTTACCTAGAACAAAGAATTTTAGGAGGCTTAATTAAtgctatataaaaaaaaaaataaggtgaTGACTATGTTCCAAACTACTCAACCTACCAAAGAATTTTTGCTGTCTTTAAAGAAAATGCACGCCAGAATTTTAAGGACTGCTTTACAATTGGCATTGGTACTTTTTTTACAGGAAAATACTTTTCAGTGAGTGCACATACTTTTGCTTTTCTCTACcttctttgtttctgcttttctctagcTATTCTATTTatgctttccagccctgctaACATCACTTTATTCCTGTACTTTTGTCTTTATTCTCTATAATCCGACATGCACTGCACACTCTTCTGTAATCTGGCTGTTAACACAGTGGATGCAGCACTCCTTCAGGGATTGACTGTGGCAGTGGACGCAGCACCCCCTCTTCAATTAGCACGGTTAGCTCTATCTGCCCCACCGAGCTGAAAGCAGTGTCTAAGATGGCCCCTAACATTCCCTTGGAAATGGAGCTTCCCGGTGTCAAGATTGTACATGCTCAGTTTAACACACCCATGCAGTTGTACTCAGATGACAATATCATGGAAACATTGCAAGGCCAAGTGTCTACAGCTCTGGGGGAAACACCCGTAATAAGGTAATTAGAGCAGTATCTTCCATGCTTATGAATACACACGCTTGCAAGACTGAAAGTTAGGAGCATTAATGATACCCCACTCTCTCTTTGAAAGTGGgcaaaagggttagagagatcCTAAGTCATTTGAAACCATTAATATATTAGTAATTGATGATTTTTAGCCCAAAGTATTAAAGGAGTCTTTCAGAATTTACAAATAAAGACTTCATAGGAAATAATCTTATATTTTTAGCTAATAAATAAAACCTGATCTGACTACCTGGACTATTATTTGACTGACCTCTCCAAATCAAGATTCTGATTTCCTCCAAAATTCAAACCTATTTATTATTGTTAGAATTATTTCATAACGATTTAATAATTTCCATGTATTAATAGCTAATAAATTATTAACTCTAACTTATTTCAACAGTCAACATTCAGGTTATGAAGTTACAAAAATCTTATAGATACTTATGCTGTTGTAGACATTTAACTCCCATTGAGGATAACTCAGTGTGACTTGCTTTTGTCCAACAAGAACCAGAACTGGCTTTTCAAGCCTACTGAttatagaattgctttggttggaaatgacatttaagatcattgagtcaaaccattatttaactctaccaagtctgatgaTAAACTATGTCCATTGGCATCACATCTAAGTCTCTTTCAAACTCCTGCAATCCATCTCTGACTTACAGATTTTACCCATTGCAATGACTAAAGGCCAGATAGGAACCTTATAGCTCTGGAAAACAATGATGATCATAAAAACAGAAATGTTAGAGCactattaatttttttcaagGGACAATTCATCATCCACATTGCTTCATCTCTCTTTAGTTTTGCATAACTTAAGTTTCGAATACACAATATGTAGGGCGTAAACTAAAGCCAATTACtaatattttaaataaacaaTAATCACTGGCACCAATAAGCCTTCTTTGGCACCTTGCAAAACTAGGTTGTTACTAACTCTATCTGATGAAAACTATAGTTCATTAAGTCTTTGCAGAGCAATGTAACTCTACTACATGAATACTGATCCTCAATCACAAAAACTAGTgaacaataaaagaaaaattgactttttttcttccctgaaatcATGGATTAAAGTCAGAGTAGTCAGATTTCACAAATGCCTGTGGCATTCCCAGTTTGAGAACTGACTATACATACATGTCTCTCTGGTTGTGAGGTTGGTTTTCACAATCTATGCATTTAGAAATGTTATCTCACATCTTTGTGcctgttttttttctgccttccctATATATTATGTATGATGACTTGTTTGATGCTTAGAAAAGAGGAGATATTCAAGAGTCTAATTAACCATTGGTAAGAACTGTAAAACCTAACTCCTCCTGTTCATTAAAAGCTTGGGACAAGAGAAGAAGGTGGTTAGTTTCTTCACCATCTTGAAGAtggctcagaaaaaaaaaaaatctactgacAGATGAAGATGCAAACAATTAACATAAGCAACAGGCCACTGTTTTTCCTGTGTCATTTGACAACTTAGATGCTACACtgggaaacaaaccaacccataCAAGCAAAATCCCAGTCTAATTCCTTGAGGAATCTGTTGCTTATTTCCAGTGGAAATTTACCTAAGGTTTAACAGACAGTAGGAGGACAGCTGTAACAGAAAATTTAAACTGGAGAAATGTGATTTTTTAACATCATTCTTGAGACCAGTTCATGGAAAAATTGAGCTTCTGGATACTTTAACCAAAGAGCACCCAGTAATATAGCAGCTGATTACAGGAATGCAACTGCTTTGAGGTTAAACACAGATACTGGCCTATTTCCAAATGATGTTAGAGCCATAATGGTGATGATGGAAATACTTTCATGAGTTTGTATATTTCCTTACTAACAGTTACAcagattattattttctttcagcaCATTTTAGAGTCTTTCAGTAGTTGTAGAAACTCATTGTCTTGACATTTGTTTCCTGAATCATTCTATGCCCTTTAGAGCAATTACTTCAAAGTTATCTTTGTTAAACTACTttatctcttttcttccctatgGTACAGTGACCAATCTCCCAACTCATTGTCTCAGTCTGATGTGTACAAGATGCTGCATGCCAACCAGGAGGAACCCAGTCAACCTCGCCAGTCTGGCTCCTTTAAGGTGCTCCAGAATTTAGTCTCCGATGAAGGTGGTTAATAATGACATATTCTACCTGTTCAAAGCATTTTTAAATATATGTGGGAAGAGAGAATCTGAGAAGAAAATATAAGATCAGAGCTGTAAGAATCTCTGAAAGGCTAAGACATTCTGAATCTTACAGAGAGCACCCCAGCATCCTAACATTTTCGCCCCTTGCTTTTAAAGCCAGCAAGCTCCTGTGTGAATAAAATGAAGGTGTTAACCACACTTTGCAGAATCTCTTTGCAGATTTTAAGGTCATTAATGTATAAAGTTTACTTTAATTGAATGATAATAAGTTCTACATGAGAGAACTTTTGAAACAAGCTGTGGATATTTGTAACATAAAGAAATCCTCTCTTCCACACCCAGGAAAAGAGCAATTTAAACCAGGTCCTAAAATAAGTTCCACCCATTCCCTCTTTGTTCTAGTTAAAAATCAAAGAGGACAATATAACTTACAACCATATTGCCTTCAAATGAAGAGTTTTTGAATATACCAATAATAAAAGGTACAAGTTTGCTGTGTCTATGGCAACTAAATTTAACATAATTTTTATATCTCAATATTTAGAAGAGAAAGGATAAATACATCTGATTCTCTCTGTATGTATCACTGTGGGATTTTCCATAATATTTTCTGGCATTTTGCTCTAATTTTGTATTCATGTCACATTACTAATCTTTCTGGAATTGTTGCATGAGAAACTTGCTAACAATCGGACTTCACTATAGTATGTTGCTGTATTAAAGCCAAAtcctcctccctcttctgcTATACTCAACACCTACTATCAGATTTGGAATTAGATGACATCTATAAGATAGAGAGGACAATCTATATTAACTACTTTTGTATTTGCTTTTTGGTTATATTCACACAGTAATTTTCCTGATTCCAAAGAGGTGGAATCTTCCCCACTAAACTTCTACAGAGAATCATTACTTGTCAATATAAGTGAAAGCCTGTAAACACACCCAGAACTGTATTCACAGGAGAAGTATTTAACTGTACCAAAAGTTTTTGTATTAGCCTGTACATAACAGCCTTGTTTTGGTTCTCAGATGGACGTCCTGCAGGTACCAGAAGTGTGAAAGCACCTGTAACAAAGATGCCTTCTGCCATGCCTGGTGTCCAGAAAGTGCCACTGTGTGACAAGTGTGGGAGTGGGATTCTGTAAGTTTTCTTTTTAGTTTGACAAATCTCTACTTCAAGCACATGTCCTCAAACACCACTGCAGACTACAGAATGCTTTACAAGTGGTGGTCTTGGTCTCCACCTGCACTAATGTAAAAATGCTTCTAGAGAATAGAGATACAAAAATACATTGTGCTAAATTCCAAACTATTAACCTATACCTTAGACACTTTTGATACAGATTATTTCCATTTTGACAATATACTGCCAAGGCTTTAATTAACATTTCCAGGGATTTTTTCAAGTCAATCACTAACAGATACTGACCGAAACCAGTAGTTACCTGTGCTGCATTGTCTCAGGCTGTGAATTCTCAAAAACATCCTTCTCCCGTATCAGTGGGAGTATCCAAAAAGCTCTCTTTTAagatccctggaagtgtttaagaccaggctggatgaggccttctgcaacctggtctagtgggaggtgtccctgcccatgacagaggTGTTGGAGATAAGGTCCTATCCAACTCAAgccaatctatgattctatgacatcacTAACTTCCGCAAAGAACACAGAGGATGATGAGCTCAGAGAACACAGTCaatgaggaaaagaaatgttCTTTTTTAAAACTCATTTTGTCACCCTTTTGATAGATTAGACTGCTCTTTCCCTGTTATAAGCAGACTAACACATTTCTTCAAACTCTAGTTTTCAAGTTAAGTACTGAACTACGCGATCAGCTCTGTGGCATTTTATATCACTTAGTCAAACTATCTTCCAACTGCAAATTGTTATAGTAATTGGCAAAACTACAAGACAAACAGCCTAAAAGCCTTCAGAGAAATACCTAACACTTGCTTTGTGTCATAGTGTAGCTCCTTCTTACTTTAAAATCATATGAactaatttcttttctcttttcattgtTTCCACATAGCGGAACAGTGGTGAAGGCACGCGACAAATACCGGCACCCAGAATGTTTTGTGTGCTCTGACTGTGATCTCAACCTGAAGCAAAAAGGCTACTTCTTTGTGGAGGGCCAGCTGTACTGTGAAGCTCACGCAAGAGCTCGCATGAGGCCACCAGAGGGATATGAAACGGTTACAGTTTATCCAAAGTGCTAGTCTTACAGTAACACACAAATATATGCATGCACACAAAAAGCCATTAACCGTTTAGGACTGCAGTACAAGTGTCAGGACTCCTGCTTGATTCCATAATAGCAgctttttaaccttttcttGTGGGATCCTGAAGGAGGTGGAAGTCCCTGTAAGCCAGCAGTAGCATACTATTCCAGTAAAATTCTGCTAAAACATTATCTGTAGAGTTGCCAGTATAACTTACCATAAACCATCTATAAACCAACATAAACCAAAATAGCTGTACTggaatataaaaaataaaacaagtgaAACAGCTGAGGTATAATTACTACAGCATACAGATAGGTGCTGTGATGAAGACACTATTTTTAACATAAACTAAGTATCTGTGCAAATACCAAAGTCAAAATGTTACAGGCTAGGCCCTAATGAACTCAGAAACCTGGCAGATCATTATAAAAGCCGCTATTTAACATGGATAGCACAAAACAAGTTGTTCACATCTGCTTCCACCATCTACTATACAACTGCCATTCATGTGTGCCAAAAATAGATATGCTTACTTCACTTCAAATTTGGGGTTGTATTGACTTCATATGCTGATGCAGCAACTGTGACAAAGAATAAATGTTAAGTCACAATAAAATGGCTGATTAGtaagaagcaaagcagaagtTCTACATTGTTTTAATGATTTGCAATGAAATCACTGTTCAAATCACTTAGCAGAAAATTGTTCTGAAGCATGCACACacgtttttttggggggtgtgaaATAACAAACACCACAAATTGAGAACGAAAGTAAATTTAAAAACGTTTCTGCAGAAAAGGGTATTGGTTTTTTGCATCTCCATCTTTCCATTTCCATAACAGAGAAAATGGGGAAACATCATGATAATAGCCTCATTGCTGGTAAACTAAACCTTGGACAACTTTAAAAATGCATGTTAATTAAAGCACGGAAAGGAAAGATCTTTTTATAAAAAGCCTGGTGAAGtccaggcttttttttccaaaaatgggggaaaaaaaaacctgaaatacTACAGACTTTACATCAACTTCTGAAACTTTTTCCAGGGCTACATTGCTTTCAAGTAGCCAGCTACCCACACACACCAGACAACCCAAAACTTAGAATTTCCAAAACATATCAACACAAATCATAAGTAATTTATTTACCTTGAATCCACTTCCAAGCAGAAAAACCTACAAAACTGTACATCTACAAGACTAGCAGAAATTAACAACTCGGTGGCAAACCGTCTCACATGCTTTTCCCATTCTACAATATATGAAGCTTTAGATGTAAGAAAAATATGGAATCAAAATAAATTGTAcctactttaaaaaaatcagataaGTAAC
It encodes:
- the PDLIM3 gene encoding PDZ and LIM domain protein 3 isoform X2 is translated as MPQNVVLQGPAPWGFRLSGGIDFNQPLIVTRITPGSKASAANLCPGDVIVAIDGLGTENMTHNEAQERIKAAAHQLCLKIERAGTKLWSPQVSEDGKAHPFKINLEAEPQDMNYFEHKHNIRPKPFIVSGRSSGCSTPSGIDCGSGRSTPSSISTVSSICPTELKAVSKMAPNIPLEMELPGVKIVHAQFNTPMQLYSDDNIMETLQGQVSTALGETPVISDQSPNSLSQSDVYKMLHANQEEPSQPRQSGSFKVLQNLVSDEDGRPAGTRSVKAPVTKMPSAMPGVQKVPLCDKCGSGILGTVVKARDKYRHPECFVCSDCDLNLKQKGYFFVEGQLYCEAHARARMRPPEGYETVTVYPKC
- the PDLIM3 gene encoding PDZ and LIM domain protein 3 isoform X1, with the translated sequence MPQNVVLQGPAPWGFRLSGGIDFNQPLIVTRITPGSKASAANLCPGDVIVAIDGLGTENMTHNEAQERIKAAAHQLCLKIERAGTKLWSPQVSEDGKAHPFKINLEAEPQEFKPIGTAHNRRAQPFVAAANIDDKRQVVSSSYNSPIGLYSSGNIQDALHGQLRGLIPNSSQNGCSTPSGIDCGSGRSTPSSISTVSSICPTELKAVSKMAPNIPLEMELPGVKIVHAQFNTPMQLYSDDNIMETLQGQVSTALGETPVISDQSPNSLSQSDVYKMLHANQEEPSQPRQSGSFKVLQNLVSDEDGRPAGTRSVKAPVTKMPSAMPGVQKVPLCDKCGSGILGTVVKARDKYRHPECFVCSDCDLNLKQKGYFFVEGQLYCEAHARARMRPPEGYETVTVYPKC
- the PDLIM3 gene encoding PDZ and LIM domain protein 3 isoform X3, which encodes MPQNVVLQGPAPWGFRLSGGIDFNQPLIVTRITPGSKASAANLCPGDVIVAIDGLGTENMTHNEAQERIKAAAHQLCLKIERAGTKLWSPQVSEDGKAHPFKINLEAEPQEFKPIGTAHNRRAQPFVAAANIDDKRQVVSSSYNSPIGLYSSGNIQDALHGQLRGLIPNSSQNDQSPNSLSQSDVYKMLHANQEEPSQPRQSGSFKVLQNLVSDEDGRPAGTRSVKAPVTKMPSAMPGVQKVPLCDKCGSGILGTVVKARDKYRHPECFVCSDCDLNLKQKGYFFVEGQLYCEAHARARMRPPEGYETVTVYPKC